The proteins below come from a single Miscanthus floridulus cultivar M001 chromosome 1, ASM1932011v1, whole genome shotgun sequence genomic window:
- the LOC136495891 gene encoding nicotianamine synthase 2-like has protein sequence MDAQNVEVAALVQKIAALHADIAKLPSLSPSPVVDALFTNLVMACVPPSPVDVTKLGPDAQRMREELIRLCSDAEGHLEAHYADMLAAFDNPLDHLGRFPYFSNYINLSKLEYDLLIRYVPGLAPSRIAFVGSGPLPFSSLVLAARHLPNALFDNYDRCGAANDRARKLVRADEGLRKRMSFHTADVANLTDELRKYDVVFLAALVGMAAEDKAKVVAHLGRHMADGAALVVRSAHGARGFLYPIVDPEDIRRGGFDVLAVYHPDDEVINSVIIARKIDAHAKGLQNGHAHARGAVPIVSPPCKCFKMEANAHQKREEMATTELSI, from the coding sequence ATGGATGCCCAGAACGTGGAGGTTGCTGCCCTGGTGCAGAAGATCGCGGCCCTCCACGCCGACATCGCCAAGCTGCCGTCGCTGAGCCCGTCCCCCGTCGTCGACGCGCTGTTCACCAACCTCGTCATGGCCTGCGTCCCGCCGAGCCCCGTCGACGTGACCAAGCTCGGCCCGGACGCGCAGAGGATGCGAGAGGAACTCATCCGCCTCTGCTCCGACGCCGAGGGCCACCTTGAGGCGCACTACGCCGACATGCTCGCCGCCTTCGACAACCCGCTCGACCACCTCGGCCGCTTCCCTTACTTCAGCAACTACATCAACCTGAGCAAGCTCGAGTACGACCTCCTGATCCGCTATGTCCCGGGCCTGGCGCCTTCCCGCATCGCCTTCGTCGGGTCAGGCCCCCTGCCGTTCAGCTCACTCGTGCTCGCCGCCCGCCACCTGCCGAACGCGCTGTTCGACAACTACGACCGGTGCGGCGCCGCCAATGACCGTGCCCGGAAGCTGGTCCGCGCGGACGAGGGCCTGCGCAAGCGAATGTCCTTCCACACCGCCGACGTCGCCAACCTCACGGACGAGCTCCGCAAGTACGACGTGGTCTTCCTGGCGGCGCTCGTCGGCATGGCGGCCGAGGACAAGGCCAAGGTGGTCGCGCACCTTGGCAGGCACATGGCGGACGGAGCGGCTCTCGTCGTGCGGAGCGCTCACGGGGCTCGCGGGTTCCTGTACCCGATCGTCGATCCGGAGGACATCCGGCGCGGCGGGTTCGACGTGCTTGCAGTGTACCACCCGGACGACGAGGTCATCAACTCCGTCATCATCGCGCGTAAGATCGACGCCCACGCGAAGGGACTTCAGAATGGGCACGCGCATGCGCGCGGCGCGGTGCCGATAGTGAGCCCGCCGTGCAAGTGCTTTAAGATGGAGGCGAACGCGCACCAGAAGAGGGAGGAGATGGCGACGACGGAGCTGTCCATCTGA
- the LOC136495900 gene encoding nicotianamine synthase 2-like: protein MDAQNVEVAALVQKIAALHADIAKLPSLSPSPVVDALFTNLVMACVPPSPVDVTKLGPDAQRMREELIRLCSDAEGHLEAHYADMLAAFDNPLDHLGRFPYFSNYINLSKLEYDLLIRYVPGLAPSRIAFVGSGPLPFSSLVLAARHLPNALFDNYDRCGAANDRARKLVRADEGLRKRMSFHTADVANLTDELRKYDVVFLAALVGMAAEDKAKVVAHLGRHMADGAALVVRSAHGARGFLYPIVDPEDIRRGGFDVLAVYHPDDEVINSVIIARKIDAHAKGLQNGHAHARGAVPIVSPPCKCCKMEANALQKREEMATTELSI, encoded by the coding sequence ATGGATGCCCAGAACGTGGAGGTTGCTGCCCTGGTGCAGAAGATCGCGGCCCTCCACGCCGACATCGCCAAGCTGCCGTCGCTGAGCCCGTCCCCCGTCGTCGACGCGCTGTTCACCAACCTCGTCATGGCCTGCGTCCCGCCGAGCCCCGTCGACGTGACCAAGCTCGGCCCGGACGCGCAGAGGATGCGAGAGGAACTCATCCGCCTCTGCTCCGACGCCGAGGGCCACCTTGAGGCGCACTACGCCGACATGCTCGCCGCCTTCGACAACCCGCTCGACCACCTCGGCCGCTTCCCTTACTTCAGCAACTACATCAACCTGAGCAAGCTCGAGTACGACCTCCTGATCCGCTATGTCCCGGGCCTGGCGCCTTCCCGCATCGCCTTCGTCGGGTCAGGCCCCCTGCCGTTCAGCTCACTCGTGCTCGCCGCCCGCCACCTGCCGAACGCGCTGTTCGACAACTACGACCGGTGCGGCGCCGCCAATGACCGTGCCCGGAAGCTGGTCCGCGCGGACGAGGGCCTGCGCAAGCGAATGTCCTTCCACACCGCCGACGTCGCCAACCTCACGGACGAGCTCCGCAAGTACGACGTGGTCTTCCTGGCGGCGCTCGTCGGCATGGCGGCCGAGGACAAGGCCAAGGTGGTCGCGCACCTTGGCAGGCACATGGCGGACGGAGCGGCTCTCGTCGTGCGGAGCGCTCACGGGGCTCGCGGGTTCCTGTACCCGATCGTCGATCCGGAGGACATCCGGCGCGGCGGGTTCGACGTGCTTGCAGTGTACCACCCGGACGACGAGGTCATCAACTCCGTCATCATCGCGCGTAAGATCGACGCCCACGCGAAGGGACTTCAGAATGGGCACGCGCATGCGCGCGGCGCGGTGCCGATAGTGAGCCCGCCGTGCAAGTGCTGTAAGATGGAGGCGAACGCG